A region of Nostoc sp. 'Peltigera membranacea cyanobiont' N6 DNA encodes the following proteins:
- a CDS encoding helix-turn-helix domain-containing protein: MPVSYSKDLRERVIMAWEAKEGSQRQLAQRFKVSLSFVRNLLRQYRVNGQIEAKRRGGYQKPTIQNEHLGFIQSLVEGKNDLLLRELCDRYAERTGLSVSITTMHRAVEKLGLRCKKKVFTPASKIPQEYKS; the protein is encoded by the coding sequence ATGCCAGTATCTTACTCAAAGGATTTGCGTGAGCGTGTGATTATGGCGTGGGAAGCGAAAGAAGGCTCTCAACGCCAGTTGGCACAAAGATTCAAAGTGAGTTTGTCATTTGTAAGAAACCTACTGCGTCAGTATCGGGTAAATGGACAAATCGAGGCAAAACGACGTGGAGGATATCAAAAGCCAACGATTCAAAACGAGCATCTGGGCTTTATCCAGTCTTTAGTTGAGGGAAAAAATGATTTGCTACTTAGAGAATTATGCGATCGCTATGCAGAACGCACAGGGCTTAGTGTAAGTATTACTACAATGCATCGTGCGGTAGAAAAATTAGGCTTGCGGTGTAAAAAAAAAGTCTTTACGCCAGCGAGCAAGATACCCCAAGAGTACAAGAGTTAA